The DNA sequence atatcttgtaaataagtgcatattgacacttacaaaaaaattatacttttatgaaatccatggataagataataaaaaaatgataaaatgcaaaatgagtatccaacaagtctaaaatttaaaaacacattaagcatatatgccatataaccaTAATGAGGAGTATTGTAAGATGACACATgtacaacaagttcacaatttTAAACCACTTAGACTTAGataggattttttattttattttttaatttcattaaaaaaaaaaaaccacctaGCCCGCCTAAAGCCCATCCGATTTTTCCAACCGATTTGCAAGAAAACGCCTCGGCTCACCGCCGAGGccgttttttagaacattgattTTTCCTTAATATTTGTGAATTAAATTATGTTTGTTACTATGCAATGTTTAAGCTTACTATCCACAATAACATTGCGATTTTCTACAATTTGAAGGCGAAAATGCAGTTGTGACAAAAGTTGTTTCGACTACAAAGGTACGTACGGTATTAGATGTATTTTACACACTCTGCACTTTGATGTAATTAATCTAGCACTCCAAACTGTATGATTTGTAATACTTATTGTTATCCTCAAACAATTTCTAGACTCGTATATATACATTTATAGGTTTGATTTaacgatatatttacatatatgatATACAGGTGCAGCGACAAGATATTGATCATCATGAAGTGGTTAGTCCTCCTACTGCAACTAAGAAGGACGAGAGGATAGGAGGAAGGAAAATGGCAGCGGCGAGGTTAGAGAAGGACGTTAAAGTAGCGGTGGACGGCCCTATAAGAGGAACTAGGAGCTCCAAGACCTTAAGCAGCAGCTCCGACCTTGAGGGAAAATCTTCATGCGGCAATGTGGAATGCAGAGAAAGTACTACTGCAAGTCGATTTTCTGAGAAAAGTGTCGACCATGATCAGGAATATGCAGGATTTGTTGCTTTTAGTCAGGATTACCATTCACCAAGGCACCACCCTCCTAAGAATAACTGATCCCATGAACATGAATAATGACTGGAGAGCCTCATATACTAATTTCAATAATGTGCTAATTAATTAGCATCTTTCTAATTTTACTTTGCACTCTTTCttagttggtttttttttttcgcacCACGATTTCTTgcaaatttgaaatttctttgCCTGCGTATATGTGAATGCTCTTATGCTCATTTTGTGGCTGCCATAAACAACGGTaaatgtctgtgtgtgtgtatcaaAAACCATATTTTAGGTATTAAATAATTCTTCAAAATTCCTTTAATTAATAGAAATACTATAATAAAGGTTTTGAATAACATTTGAAAAATGCCACACGTTCTCATTCTTTCTCTCCATTCACACTTCAATATTCTGTATGTATGTGGTTTTGTTGCAATATATTTGCACTATCTCGAATGTTAATGCAACTAGAATGCTAATGTGGCGGTATTGGAAGAATAGTCATGTATTTTAACCGTTGAAGTAAGGGAAACAACTATATAACACACTGTGATTTGTTTGAGGTTATGTCAATTCCTCTCATAAGTTTGATTGACCTATGGAACTAGACCAAATCCCTACCAGTTCGTGAGTCAACAAAACAACCAAATCCCCTTTCACTAACCAGCCAAACGACCAATCTCAACCCTAAAAACAGTCACTGttctaacaaaaacaaaaaacaaattgtcCAAACGACCATCATTGCATGCATGTTTGCCGATTTTCTAACCTGTTGGTGATTGTTCAAAGGGAacgaaaacaaacaaacaataccAACAGAGTTATCAAACCTGTGTCCACAACACCAACTAATCTCATTTTATTGGACACTAAATATTATCTAAGATGGATCTTCCTACTTTTCACACCACATCCACGCAGAAAACAAAAACCATGTCGATTTCTAAGCACGCCCACGTCCTGGTGTTTCCGTAAACCGCCCAAGGCCACATGCTCCCGATCCTAGACCTCACCCACCAGTTAGACCTCCACGGTCTCACCATAACAATACTAGTCACACCCAAAAACCTGCCAACCCTAACCCCACTTCTCTCAGCCCACCCCCGGACCTCCATCGAAACCCTAGTCCTACCCTTCCCTCCTCACCCCCAAATACCCCCGGGCGTCGACTTCGAGAACGTCAAGGACTTAGGAAGACGCGGAACTCTTCCCGTAATCCAAGCGCTTGCCAACTTTAGCGACCCAGTTATCCAGTGGTTCGAGTCCCACACTAACCCACTGACTTCTTCCTCGGGGAGACACTTAGCATGAAGGGCAAAATGGACAATTTACTGCACAATCCCACTAAAGCTGAAAATCCATGAAGAAAATGAGGGACGAAACCGGAACGGCACTGTTAATAAACAGTACTTTTCCACTGGATTTTAGTATAGAGGTAATATGTAtattatgggattaaaaaagagtaatgttaagtaaactaatttttttagacGGTAATTATGTGATGTTTCACATATAGGAATTATAGTGGGTGAAGAAATAATATATCCGaggttattttaaaaataatagtgGGTGTGGAAATCATATTTCaacttttaactttttataatgAGTGAAATTATAATGTAAATGGAGAAATAAGACATTATAGTGGGTCTAATAGCTCTCTAGTATAATTGTAAACATTTATGCCATTAGTTTTCCGATAACAAATTCCTTTTTACTAGCTTGTTAGAAAAAGCCAATTTTCAAAGTGTGGTTGAAGTAAT is a window from the Malus domestica chromosome 16, GDT2T_hap1 genome containing:
- the LOC114822097 gene encoding uncharacterized protein, which codes for MKFSYRLVFVLVSAASILNISANSRHQLGENAVVTKVVSTTKVQRQDIDHHEVVSPPTATKKDERIGGRKMAAARLEKDVKVAVDGPIRGTRSSKTLSSSSDLEGKSSCGNVECRESTTASRFSEKSVDHDQEYAGFVAFSQDYHSPRHHPPKNN